In Myxococcales bacterium, the following are encoded in one genomic region:
- a CDS encoding insulinase family protein, with product MHSSRALTLAAVAATLAACGPPTVNFGGLKPDGRTLKVHNQVRLLELSNGMQVALVPDDRSNLVSVDARYRVGSSQDPAGRGGLAHLVEHLAFQIPGDGQGTPIYDKMTSLALTFNAYTDHDVTHYTSTALANRVDALLELEGRRLEASCAAIPDAAFVRERDVVLEEDAQRSSAWTDVLAQIDRAVWGARHPYARPVGTREVAQATKDDACGFFDSYYTPKRVLLVVSGNINPDALQPRIGRRFGPITRTSSVPAVLDPPDPARLTGTQSSHTGDVDHPTALVYLPAPPWGSAAAVRHDALMALLGGALAELDDAKDWVVETGVGYRGDGYQRVTLVFVEVTDAARLDDAVEAVLRAGREVLDDADHDGNADDDDDPDDRTIAHRLAALRGRLQTSTITSNDRFWGKGANIADYLTYTDHRDFAFARMRATDALTGNDLVAYAKEVFDPAHMHVAKVLPSGKPGVSVRRTVAAAEHEYDLPAWRTAVDPAAADRPEPLPPTQPKVDVDEVRLTNGLRVLIYSEPTSAGFEARLIFPRGRIDEPTDQRGVADAAAGLLNHDFDRTFPAQTVETINWALRLGTQLSADAAEDVTVFSSRGLAMFGDWHLWRLAWLIDQGVYSGDVIKAWRRELREATDRDASPSGLAFHQRLYGVGHPYALPPPSLADVAQLGAGQLRSWRSRYLGLDGATLIVSGGFDRAAMRQHVIDLFGAIGKHTPPPRGDVPEAKPAPGPSWIGTRKPGDAQVGLYVSFTATSARDGDRWARAVLSAMIEDRLRLVREGMGASYGVSSGYDVGVAGSTLDIVTALDPARAPKAAAAVVAALAALRADPRTAAADFVRARRRLVSDALATATDVDSVADRLAWAVRHGGDLGQLDHVAADVAQVTLAQVAAVAQADLDPARMVVSVDGRVEPVTATLEALGATDVAWFDE from the coding sequence ATGCACAGCTCCCGGGCTCTGACCCTCGCGGCCGTCGCCGCCACCCTCGCCGCCTGTGGCCCGCCCACGGTCAACTTCGGCGGGCTCAAGCCCGACGGGCGGACGCTCAAGGTCCACAACCAGGTCCGGCTGCTCGAGCTGAGCAACGGCATGCAGGTCGCGCTGGTCCCCGACGATCGCTCCAACCTGGTGTCGGTCGACGCCCGCTACCGGGTCGGGTCGAGCCAGGATCCCGCCGGCCGCGGCGGCCTCGCGCACCTGGTCGAGCACCTGGCGTTCCAGATCCCCGGCGACGGCCAGGGCACGCCGATCTACGACAAGATGACGTCGCTGGCGCTGACCTTCAACGCCTACACCGATCACGACGTCACCCACTACACGTCGACCGCGCTGGCCAACCGGGTCGACGCGCTGCTCGAGCTCGAGGGCCGCCGGCTCGAGGCCTCGTGCGCGGCCATCCCCGACGCGGCGTTCGTGCGGGAGCGCGACGTCGTGCTCGAGGAGGACGCCCAGCGCAGCTCGGCGTGGACCGACGTCCTGGCCCAGATCGATCGCGCGGTCTGGGGCGCGCGCCACCCGTACGCCCGGCCGGTCGGCACGCGCGAGGTCGCCCAGGCCACCAAGGACGACGCCTGCGGGTTCTTCGACAGCTACTACACGCCCAAGCGCGTGCTGCTGGTGGTGTCCGGCAACATCAACCCCGACGCGCTGCAGCCGCGGATCGGCCGCCGGTTCGGGCCGATCACCCGGACCTCGTCGGTGCCGGCCGTGCTCGATCCGCCGGACCCGGCGCGGCTGACCGGCACCCAGAGCTCGCACACCGGGGACGTCGATCACCCGACCGCCCTGGTGTACTTGCCGGCGCCGCCGTGGGGCTCGGCCGCGGCGGTGCGGCACGACGCGCTGATGGCGCTGCTCGGCGGCGCGCTGGCCGAGCTCGACGACGCCAAGGACTGGGTCGTCGAGACCGGCGTGGGCTACCGGGGCGACGGCTACCAGCGCGTGACGCTGGTCTTCGTCGAGGTCACCGACGCCGCGCGCCTCGACGACGCGGTCGAGGCGGTGCTGCGCGCCGGCCGGGAGGTCCTCGACGACGCTGACCACGACGGCAACGCTGACGACGACGATGACCCCGACGACCGCACGATCGCGCACCGGCTCGCGGCGCTGCGCGGCCGGCTCCAGACCAGCACGATCACCAGCAACGATCGGTTCTGGGGCAAGGGCGCCAACATCGCCGACTACCTGACCTACACCGACCACCGCGACTTCGCGTTCGCGCGCATGCGCGCGACCGACGCGCTGACCGGCAACGACCTCGTCGCCTACGCCAAGGAGGTCTTCGATCCCGCGCACATGCACGTCGCCAAGGTCCTGCCCAGCGGCAAGCCCGGCGTCAGCGTCCGCCGGACCGTGGCGGCCGCCGAGCACGAGTACGATCTGCCGGCGTGGCGCACCGCGGTCGACCCCGCCGCCGCCGACCGGCCCGAGCCGCTGCCGCCGACCCAGCCCAAGGTCGACGTCGACGAGGTGCGCCTGACCAACGGCCTGCGGGTGCTGATCTACAGCGAGCCCACCAGCGCCGGGTTCGAGGCCCGCCTGATCTTCCCGCGCGGCCGCATCGATGAGCCCACCGATCAGCGCGGCGTCGCCGACGCCGCCGCCGGCCTGCTCAACCACGACTTCGACCGCACGTTCCCGGCCCAGACCGTCGAGACCATCAACTGGGCGCTGCGCCTGGGCACCCAGCTCAGCGCCGACGCCGCCGAGGACGTGACCGTGTTCTCGAGCCGCGGCCTGGCGATGTTCGGCGACTGGCACCTGTGGCGCCTGGCGTGGCTGATCGATCAGGGCGTCTACAGCGGGGACGTCATCAAGGCGTGGCGGCGCGAGCTGCGCGAGGCCACCGACCGCGACGCCTCGCCGTCGGGCCTGGCGTTCCACCAGCGCCTGTACGGCGTCGGCCACCCCTACGCGCTGCCGCCGCCCAGCCTCGCCGACGTCGCCCAGCTCGGCGCCGGCCAGCTCCGGTCCTGGCGCAGCCGCTACCTCGGCCTCGACGGCGCGACGCTGATCGTCAGCGGCGGCTTCGACCGCGCGGCGATGCGCCAGCACGTGATCGATCTGTTCGGCGCCATCGGCAAGCACACCCCGCCCCCGCGCGGCGACGTGCCCGAGGCCAAGCCGGCGCCGGGCCCGAGCTGGATCGGCACGCGCAAGCCGGGTGACGCCCAGGTCGGCCTGTACGTGAGCTTCACCGCGACCTCGGCCCGCGACGGCGATCGCTGGGCCCGCGCGGTGCTGAGCGCGATGATCGAGGACCGGCTGCGGCTGGTGCGCGAGGGCATGGGCGCCAGCTACGGGGTCTCGAGCGGCTACGACGTCGGCGTCGCCGGCAGCACGCTCGACATCGTGACCGCGCTCGATCCCGCCCGCGCGCCCAAGGCCGCCGCCGCCGTCGTCGCGGCGCTGGCCGCGCTGCGCGCCGATCCGCGCACCGCCGCGGCAGACTTCGTGCGGGCGCGCCGCCGCCTGGTCAGCGACGCGCTCGCGACCGCGACCGACGTCGACTCGGTCGCGGATCGCCTGGCCTGGGCGGTGCGCCACGGCGGCGACCTCGGCCAGCTCGACCACGTCGCCGCCGACGTCGCCCAGGTCACGCTCGCGCAGGTCGCGGCCGTGGCCCAGGCCGACCTCGACCCCGCGCGCATGGTGGTCTCGGTCGACGGCCGGGTCGAGCCGGTGACCGCGACGCTCGAGGCGCTCGGCGCGACCGACGTCGCGTGGTTCGACGAGTGA
- a CDS encoding efflux RND transporter periplasmic adaptor subunit, protein MRAVIALVLLTTFAACGGEPAARKPPPPPPRAVQIQTMALAEARVSGEYLGSLLSRASLTVLPQVAGYVRKILVRPGQAVAVGAPLVEIDAREESAALSSASAQADSAAAALALAQQSQARIEALHREGLATAQELDKGRADVAAATAAVRAAGAQVSQRRVAVGNRVVRAAVPGVIGDVQVRLGDYVTATSRLTTIAGDDGLELTVAVPAARARGVAVGTPIEVLDDDGGVVHATTAFYVAAEADPRTQLVAVKAAVPSSLGLRPSELVRVRVVYSVGTALQLPALAVVRQGGAAFAYVVGERDGKLAVERRLIELGALGPRGFVVEHGLAPGDRVAVSSIQLLKDGAAVTIAGADAPPSAPGPAPVTPHSTPAPAPAPTPTAPTPAPPAGPTPTAPAATGR, encoded by the coding sequence ATGCGTGCCGTGATCGCCCTGGTCCTGCTGACGACGTTCGCCGCGTGCGGCGGTGAGCCCGCCGCGCGCAAGCCGCCGCCGCCGCCGCCGCGGGCGGTCCAGATCCAGACGATGGCCCTGGCCGAGGCCCGGGTCAGCGGCGAGTACCTCGGCTCGCTGCTGTCGCGCGCGAGCCTGACCGTGCTGCCCCAGGTCGCCGGCTACGTCCGCAAGATCCTCGTGCGCCCCGGCCAGGCCGTCGCCGTCGGCGCGCCGCTGGTCGAGATCGACGCGCGCGAGGAGAGCGCGGCCCTGTCGTCGGCGTCGGCCCAGGCCGACTCGGCCGCCGCGGCGCTGGCGCTGGCGCAGCAGTCGCAGGCCCGCATCGAGGCGCTGCACCGCGAGGGCCTGGCCACGGCCCAGGAGCTCGACAAGGGCCGCGCCGACGTCGCGGCCGCGACCGCCGCGGTCCGCGCGGCCGGCGCCCAGGTGTCGCAGCGCCGGGTCGCGGTCGGCAACCGGGTCGTGCGCGCCGCGGTGCCCGGCGTGATCGGCGACGTGCAGGTCCGCCTCGGCGACTACGTCACGGCCACCTCGCGCCTGACGACGATCGCCGGCGACGACGGCCTCGAGCTCACGGTCGCGGTGCCGGCGGCGCGCGCGCGCGGGGTCGCGGTCGGTACGCCGATCGAGGTGCTCGACGACGACGGCGGCGTGGTCCACGCGACGACGGCGTTCTACGTCGCGGCCGAGGCCGATCCGCGCACCCAGCTGGTCGCGGTCAAGGCGGCGGTGCCGTCGAGCCTGGGCCTGCGCCCGAGCGAGCTGGTCCGGGTCCGGGTGGTCTACTCGGTCGGCACCGCGCTGCAGCTCCCGGCGCTGGCCGTGGTCCGCCAGGGCGGCGCCGCGTTCGCGTACGTGGTCGGCGAGCGCGACGGCAAGCTCGCGGTCGAGCGCCGGCTGATCGAGCTCGGCGCGCTGGGCCCGCGCGGGTTCGTCGTCGAGCACGGCCTCGCGCCCGGCGACCGCGTCGCGGTGTCGTCGATCCAGCTCCTGAAGGACGGCGCGGCGGTGACGATCGCCGGCGCGGACGCGCCACCGTCCGCGCCTGGGCCCGCGCCCGTGACGCCACACTCGACGCCCGCGCCCGCACCCGCACCGACCCCGACCGCGCCCACGCCCGCGCCGCCGGCCGGGCCCACGCCGACGGCCCCCGCCGCCACGGGGCGGTGA
- a CDS encoding DUF2083 domain-containing protein: MDSATIGQRLRQLRLAREISQAEFAKQLGISPAYLNLLEKGRRTMQFPLLLRALTLLGADLEQFMAAASGARPEDTLAHLLDDPLTATLALDEHDLARLRSEPRVATTIAALYHLYKNTRAQLDVAMTKLEAGGPVPLGYAPGDEVTDFLERHRNYFPELEAAADQVRARAELPRRFPAEALAALLATQFGVAVELVAPAGASSVVRAFDPVERTLSLSTDLTDQALKFQLAHVIGLCVLDGNQLHARLIEAAAPRHGETGALIKIHLANYFAGALLLPYQEFFAEVQRTRYDVARLIGLFGSSWEAVAHRMCNLGDPRALGLPLHFLRVDAAGNVSKRYSASGLRFPAGHGSCPKWAVHSAFMTPALITRQYSAMPDGHTYFCFAKVISQPAAGSLVRGVNYAIGLGTRAEAARAMVYADDVARDRPVPVGLTCRFCERTDCSQRAAPSYKFPLTIDENVKKDNFFSPLVDADRVPPSKG; the protein is encoded by the coding sequence ATGGACTCCGCAACGATCGGCCAGCGACTCCGCCAGCTCCGCCTGGCCCGCGAGATCTCGCAGGCCGAGTTCGCCAAGCAGCTGGGCATCTCGCCGGCCTACCTGAACCTGCTCGAGAAGGGCCGCCGCACGATGCAGTTCCCGCTGCTCCTGCGGGCGCTGACCTTGCTCGGCGCGGATCTCGAGCAGTTCATGGCCGCGGCCTCGGGCGCGCGGCCCGAGGACACGCTGGCCCACCTGCTCGACGATCCGCTGACCGCGACGCTGGCGCTCGACGAGCACGACCTGGCGCGGCTGCGGTCCGAGCCGCGGGTCGCGACCACGATCGCCGCCCTGTACCACCTGTACAAGAACACCCGGGCCCAGCTCGACGTCGCGATGACCAAGCTCGAGGCCGGCGGGCCGGTGCCGCTGGGCTACGCGCCGGGCGACGAGGTCACCGACTTCCTCGAGCGCCACCGCAACTACTTCCCCGAGCTCGAGGCCGCCGCCGATCAGGTCCGCGCCCGGGCCGAGCTGCCGCGCCGGTTCCCGGCCGAGGCCCTCGCCGCGCTCCTGGCGACGCAGTTCGGCGTCGCGGTCGAGCTGGTGGCGCCGGCCGGCGCGTCGAGCGTGGTGCGCGCGTTCGATCCGGTCGAGCGCACGCTGTCGCTGTCGACCGACCTCACCGATCAGGCGCTCAAGTTCCAGCTCGCCCACGTGATCGGCCTGTGCGTGCTCGACGGCAACCAGCTGCACGCGCGCCTGATCGAGGCCGCCGCGCCGCGCCACGGCGAGACCGGGGCGCTGATCAAGATCCACCTCGCGAACTACTTCGCCGGCGCGCTGCTCCTGCCGTACCAGGAGTTCTTCGCCGAGGTGCAGCGGACCCGCTACGACGTCGCGCGGCTGATCGGGCTGTTCGGGTCGTCGTGGGAGGCGGTCGCGCACCGCATGTGCAACCTCGGCGATCCGCGGGCGCTGGGGCTGCCGCTGCACTTCCTCCGGGTCGACGCGGCCGGCAACGTGTCGAAGCGCTACTCGGCCTCGGGCCTGCGCTTCCCCGCCGGCCACGGCTCGTGCCCGAAGTGGGCCGTCCACAGCGCGTTCATGACGCCGGCCCTGATCACCCGGCAGTACTCGGCGATGCCCGACGGCCACACCTACTTCTGCTTCGCCAAGGTGATCTCGCAGCCGGCGGCGGGCTCGCTGGTGCGCGGCGTCAACTACGCCATCGGCCTGGGCACCCGGGCCGAGGCCGCGCGGGCGATGGTCTACGCCGACGACGTCGCCCGCGATCGGCCGGTGCCGGTCGGCCTGACCTGCCGGTTCTGCGAGCGCACCGACTGCTCGCAGCGCGCCGCGCCCAGCTACAAGTTCCCGCTGACCATCGACGAGAACGTCAAGAAGGACAACTTCTTCTCGCCGCTGGTCGACGCCGACCGCGTGCCCCCATCGAAAGGATGA
- the ccrA gene encoding crotonyl-CoA carboxylase/reductase, whose product MTVTRELYPLGDVPDLGTVPSKMLAQVIRGDRYGEPADAFREEPIDVPPLGPHDVLVYVMAAGVNYNNVWAAMGMPVDVIKTRQKKGEPEDFHIGGSDASGVVWAIGSAVTNVAVGDDVVVHCGMWDAADPWVAAGKDPMLAPSQIIWGYESNWGSFAQYARVQDHQCLPKPPQLTWEAAAAYMLVGATAYRMLHGWAPNVVGPGDPVLIWGGAGGLGSMAIQIVNAAGGRAIAVVSGDAKIDYCKQLGAVGVIDRRKFKHWGKLPRWSDELEYGLWLTGARAFGKAFWEALGERKSPTIVFEHPGETTLPTSCFMAETGGMIVICAGTTGYNATLDLRYHWMRQKRLQGSHFANDAQAAGVNQLVIDGKVDPCLARTFAFAETGTCHQLMRENKHPSGNMAILVNAPRPGLRTLAEVRAAGGGA is encoded by the coding sequence ATGACCGTGACCCGAGAGCTCTACCCGCTCGGCGACGTGCCCGACCTGGGCACCGTGCCGTCCAAGATGCTGGCGCAGGTGATCCGCGGCGATCGGTACGGCGAGCCCGCCGACGCGTTCCGCGAGGAGCCGATCGACGTCCCGCCGCTGGGCCCGCACGACGTGCTGGTCTACGTCATGGCCGCCGGCGTCAACTACAACAACGTCTGGGCGGCGATGGGCATGCCGGTCGACGTGATCAAGACCCGGCAGAAGAAGGGCGAGCCCGAGGACTTCCACATCGGCGGCTCCGACGCGTCGGGCGTGGTCTGGGCGATCGGCAGCGCGGTCACGAACGTCGCCGTCGGCGACGACGTCGTCGTCCACTGCGGCATGTGGGACGCCGCCGACCCCTGGGTCGCGGCCGGCAAGGACCCGATGCTGGCCCCGTCGCAGATCATCTGGGGCTACGAGTCCAACTGGGGCAGCTTCGCCCAGTACGCGCGCGTGCAGGATCACCAGTGCCTGCCCAAGCCGCCGCAGCTGACCTGGGAGGCCGCCGCCGCGTACATGCTGGTCGGCGCCACCGCCTACCGCATGCTCCACGGCTGGGCGCCCAACGTGGTCGGCCCCGGCGATCCGGTGCTGATCTGGGGCGGCGCCGGCGGGCTCGGGTCGATGGCGATCCAGATCGTCAACGCCGCCGGCGGCCGCGCGATCGCGGTCGTGTCGGGCGACGCCAAGATCGACTACTGCAAGCAGCTCGGCGCGGTCGGCGTGATCGATCGGCGCAAGTTCAAGCACTGGGGCAAGCTGCCGCGCTGGAGCGACGAGCTCGAGTACGGCCTGTGGCTCACCGGCGCGCGCGCGTTCGGCAAGGCGTTCTGGGAGGCGCTGGGCGAGCGCAAGAGCCCGACGATCGTGTTCGAGCACCCGGGCGAGACCACGCTGCCGACCTCGTGCTTCATGGCCGAGACCGGCGGCATGATCGTGATCTGCGCCGGCACCACCGGCTACAACGCCACGCTCGACCTGCGCTACCACTGGATGCGGCAGAAGCGCCTGCAGGGGTCGCACTTCGCCAACGACGCCCAGGCCGCGGGCGTCAACCAGCTGGTGATCGACGGCAAGGTCGACCCGTGCCTGGCGCGCACGTTCGCGTTCGCCGAGACCGGCACCTGCCACCAGCTCATGCGCGAGAACAAGCACCCCAGCGGCAACATGGCGATCCTGGTCAACGCGCCGCGGCCGGGCCTGCGCACCCTGGCCGAGGTCCGCGCCGCCGGCGGTGGCGCGTGA
- a CDS encoding VOC family protein: MTARPFRVLGLQQIAVGGTSKAALRGLWVDLLGVAAEGSFRSERENVDEDICAVGAGAARVEIDLMEPIDPARAPRVHEPALNHVGLWIDDLPAAVAWLTARGVRFTPGGIRAGAAGFDVCFIHPKGNALAPHGGEGVLIELVAAPPALVAAMDALAAAPGV, encoded by the coding sequence GTGACCGCGCGACCGTTCCGGGTCCTGGGCCTGCAACAGATCGCCGTCGGCGGCACGTCGAAGGCGGCGCTGCGCGGGCTGTGGGTCGACCTGCTCGGGGTCGCCGCCGAGGGCAGCTTCCGCAGCGAGCGCGAGAACGTCGACGAGGACATCTGCGCGGTCGGCGCCGGCGCGGCCCGGGTCGAGATCGATCTGATGGAGCCGATCGATCCGGCCCGGGCGCCGCGGGTGCACGAGCCGGCGCTCAACCACGTCGGCCTGTGGATCGACGATCTGCCGGCGGCGGTGGCCTGGCTGACCGCGCGCGGCGTGCGGTTCACGCCCGGCGGCATCCGCGCCGGCGCCGCGGGCTTCGACGTGTGCTTCATCCACCCCAAGGGCAACGCCCTTGCGCCCCACGGCGGCGAGGGCGTGCTGATCGAGCTGGTCGCCGCACCGCCGGCGCTGGTCGCGGCGATGGACGCCCTCGCGGCCGCGCCCGGGGTGTGA
- a CDS encoding cation diffusion facilitator family transporter, which produces MAGSTGQVLTSLVVNLVIAVAKGVAAVITGSGAMLAETIHSFADCANQVLLLLGIKQSQRPPSETHPLGYGRALYFWSFIVALLLFSGGGVFSIYEGVHKIRHPEPVSDILAGVIVLGLAILLEGYATLGNLREMRARRQGAPLFRYLRDTKDSDLIVVFGENAAAVLGLVLALGSLVMAKTTGDGRWDGVGSLAVGVVLVAVAVFLATEIKSLLVGERADPTIEAIVRRLAADDPSIEGILSVLTVQQGPGEVVVMMKARMKAGLTTGGSLCAAINAFEGRLRAAAPEVKWSFIEPDVVA; this is translated from the coding sequence ATGGCTGGCTCGACCGGACAGGTCCTCACGTCGCTGGTGGTCAACCTGGTGATCGCGGTGGCCAAGGGCGTGGCCGCGGTCATCACCGGCTCGGGCGCGATGCTGGCCGAGACGATCCACTCGTTCGCCGACTGCGCCAACCAGGTGCTGCTGCTGCTCGGCATCAAGCAGTCGCAGCGCCCGCCGTCGGAGACCCACCCGCTCGGCTACGGCCGGGCGCTGTACTTCTGGTCGTTCATCGTCGCGCTGCTCTTGTTCTCGGGCGGCGGCGTGTTCTCGATCTACGAGGGCGTCCACAAGATCCGCCACCCCGAGCCGGTCAGCGACATCCTCGCGGGCGTGATCGTCCTGGGCCTGGCGATCCTGCTCGAGGGCTACGCCACGCTCGGCAACCTGCGCGAGATGCGCGCGCGCCGCCAGGGCGCCCCGCTGTTCCGCTACCTGCGCGACACCAAGGACTCGGACCTCATCGTCGTCTTCGGCGAGAACGCCGCGGCCGTGCTCGGCCTCGTGCTGGCGCTGGGGTCGCTGGTGATGGCCAAGACCACCGGCGACGGCCGCTGGGACGGCGTCGGCTCGCTGGCCGTCGGCGTCGTGCTGGTGGCGGTCGCGGTGTTCCTGGCCACGGAGATCAAGTCGCTGCTGGTCGGCGAGCGCGCCGATCCGACGATCGAGGCGATCGTGCGACGCCTCGCCGCGGACGACCCCAGCATCGAGGGCATCCTGAGCGTGCTCACGGTGCAGCAGGGGCCCGGCGAGGTCGTCGTGATGATGAAGGCGCGGATGAAGGCCGGGCTCACGACCGGCGGCTCCCTGTGCGCGGCGATCAACGCCTTCGAGGGCCGCCTCCGGGCCGCGGCGCCCGAGGTGAAGTGGTCGTTCATCGAGCCCGACGTCGTCGCGTGA
- a CDS encoding TolC family protein translates to MRRTPPATASILLAVVATAAAQPAPPPPPAPPSRPTFVAAVDDPLLAPPAAAAVEVGSWAEAQRRLRDGPEHARAAAELARTRAGLRAARAARMPTAQATASLALDLVHPGTAPGVAPSADYTPTAPLASAAITASVPLLDVAARRERTAAAADQRGAEASRLDVERRTAQRAARAVVAVLAATRATELTRAGLRLALERAALGQRTFQLGAATELDALRTAQDVAVARASVIAGDEQLRFAREALGLALAVDGEVGLAPALTGDALLGDLARQCRPLATGEERADVASARADVEVARARQAQVEATALPTVELATNLSAYTTDPAPGRIPAWSLALVLRVPIWDGGRRAASAAQRAAAVADAAAVTDGVRRAAALEIARARRGGAVATALVAAAVEARDLAARVDAMTRRSFEIGRATSLELVQSATVLRQAELTLALREFERLAAEVDALLTEARCVP, encoded by the coding sequence ATGCGCCGCACGCCCCCGGCCACCGCCAGCATCCTGCTCGCGGTCGTCGCCACCGCCGCCGCCCAGCCGGCTCCGCCGCCCCCGCCGGCGCCACCATCACGGCCGACCTTCGTCGCCGCGGTCGACGATCCGCTGCTCGCGCCCCCGGCGGCGGCCGCGGTCGAGGTCGGGTCCTGGGCCGAGGCGCAGCGGCGGCTGCGCGACGGCCCCGAGCACGCGCGCGCCGCCGCCGAGCTGGCCCGGACCCGCGCCGGCCTGCGGGCGGCCCGGGCCGCGCGCATGCCGACCGCGCAGGCGACCGCGTCGCTCGCGCTCGATCTGGTCCACCCGGGCACCGCGCCCGGCGTCGCGCCCAGCGCCGACTACACCCCGACCGCGCCGCTGGCCTCGGCCGCGATCACCGCCTCGGTGCCCCTGCTCGACGTGGCCGCCCGGCGCGAGCGCACGGCCGCCGCCGCCGATCAGCGCGGCGCCGAGGCCAGCCGGCTCGACGTCGAGCGCCGCACCGCCCAGCGCGCGGCCCGGGCCGTGGTGGCGGTGCTCGCGGCGACCCGCGCGACCGAGCTGACCCGCGCCGGCCTGCGCCTGGCCCTCGAGCGCGCGGCCCTGGGCCAGCGCACGTTCCAGCTCGGCGCCGCCACCGAGCTCGACGCGCTCCGCACCGCCCAGGACGTGGCGGTGGCACGGGCCAGCGTGATCGCCGGCGACGAGCAGCTCCGGTTCGCGCGCGAGGCGCTGGGGCTCGCGCTCGCGGTCGATGGCGAGGTCGGGCTGGCCCCGGCGCTGACCGGCGACGCGCTGCTCGGCGACCTGGCCCGGCAGTGCCGCCCGCTGGCAACCGGCGAAGAGCGCGCCGACGTGGCCAGCGCCCGCGCCGACGTCGAGGTCGCCCGCGCGCGCCAGGCGCAGGTCGAGGCCACCGCGCTGCCGACCGTCGAGCTCGCGACCAACCTGAGCGCGTACACCACCGACCCGGCGCCCGGGCGCATCCCGGCCTGGTCGCTGGCGCTGGTGCTGCGCGTGCCGATCTGGGACGGCGGCCGCCGCGCCGCCAGCGCCGCCCAGCGCGCGGCCGCGGTCGCCGACGCCGCGGCCGTCACCGACGGGGTCCGCCGCGCCGCCGCGCTCGAGATCGCCCGGGCCCGCCGCGGCGGCGCGGTCGCGACCGCGCTGGTCGCGGCCGCGGTCGAGGCTCGCGACCTGGCGGCGCGGGTCGACGCGATGACCCGACGCTCGTTCGAGATCGGCCGCGCGACCAGCCTCGAGCTGGTCCAGAGCGCGACGGTGCTGCGCCAGGCCGAGCTGACCCTGGCGCTGCGCGAGTTCGAGCGGCTGGCCGCCGAGGTCGACGCCCTGCTGACGGAGGCCCGATGCGTGCCGTGA